A window from Felis catus isolate Fca126 chromosome B1, F.catus_Fca126_mat1.0, whole genome shotgun sequence encodes these proteins:
- the UCP1 gene encoding mitochondrial brown fat uncoupling protein 1 isoform X3: protein MPARFPGRPKVQGALHSCLGEFPARQDLLPESPRSRLFRKPAPAPGPSWDRGWCLLRCALPRKCRTQGAGRRMLGARRLLSGWKPALQARGEDAGGRDLAPQGTPQPGPPLVCGDLASRSPRAAAYISHPALAGRTGASRQRALVLPGAREGRREVRPVPPAATARAPPKLRASSASLKSGSRFAVPAGQGRRGREKFHLAGARVLRPCARSSLRNLSEDGGPDSLGRAPDHGGQDLLCWRGGLCGGCDHLPAGHGQSPATDPRRMPDLQHH from the exons ATGCCTGCAAGGTTCCCAGGGCGCCCGAAGGTACAAGGGGCGCTCCACTCTTGCTTGGGTGAATTCCCAGCTCGGCAGGACCTTTTACCAGAGTCCCCGAGATCGCGCTTGTTTAGGAAGCCCGCACCTGCTCCCGGCCCCAGCTGGGACCGGGGCTGGTGCCTGCTGCGGTGCGCCCTCCCTCGGAAGTGCCGGACGCAGGGCGCAGGGCGCAGAATGCTAGGTGCGCGGCGACTGCTTTCGGGGTGGAAGCCGGCTCTCCAGGCGCGCGGCGAGGATGCGGGTGGGAGGGACTTGGCGCCCCAGGGCACGCCCCAGCCAGGTCCACCCCTGGTCTGCGGAGACCTGGCGAGCCGCAGCCCCCGAGCGGCTGCCTATATAAGTCACCCGGCGCTGGCAGGGCGCACGGGAGCTTCCAGACAGCGAGCCTTGGTCCTCCCCGGCGCGAGGGAGGGAAGACGAGAGGTGCGCCCGGTTCCACCTGCAGCCACTGCCCGCGCGCCGCCCAAGCTGCGAGCCTCCTCCGCCTCTCTGAAGTCAGGAAGCCGGTTTGCTGTCCCAGCGGgacaggggaggagaggcagggagaaattCCACCTTGCGGGGGCCCGAGTCCTTCGTCCTTGCGCCCGCTCGTCGCTCCGCAATTTGAGCGAAGATGGTGGGCCTGACAGCCTCGGACGTGCCCCCGACCATGGCGGTCAAGATCTTCTCTGCTGGCGTGGCGGCCTGTGTGGCGGATGTGATCACCTTCCCGCTGGACACGGCCAAAGTCCGGCTACAG ATCCAAGGCGAATGCCAGACCTCCAGCACCATTAA
- the UCP1 gene encoding mitochondrial brown fat uncoupling protein 1 isoform X2 — translation MPARFPGRPKVQGALHSCLGEFPARQDLLPESPRSRLFRKPAPAPGPSWDRGWCLLRCALPRKCRTQGAGRRMLGARRLLSGWKPALQARGEDAGGRDLAPQGTPQPGPPLVCGDLASRSPRAAAYISHPALAGRTGASRQRALVLPGAREGRREVRPVPPAATARAPPKLRASSASLKSGSRFAVPAGQGRRGREKFHLAGARVLRPCARSSLRNLSEDGGPDSLGRAPDHGGQDLLCWRGGLCGGCDHLPAGHGQSPATGSERDGDVSQGEGGHLFCASL, via the coding sequence ATGCCTGCAAGGTTCCCAGGGCGCCCGAAGGTACAAGGGGCGCTCCACTCTTGCTTGGGTGAATTCCCAGCTCGGCAGGACCTTTTACCAGAGTCCCCGAGATCGCGCTTGTTTAGGAAGCCCGCACCTGCTCCCGGCCCCAGCTGGGACCGGGGCTGGTGCCTGCTGCGGTGCGCCCTCCCTCGGAAGTGCCGGACGCAGGGCGCAGGGCGCAGAATGCTAGGTGCGCGGCGACTGCTTTCGGGGTGGAAGCCGGCTCTCCAGGCGCGCGGCGAGGATGCGGGTGGGAGGGACTTGGCGCCCCAGGGCACGCCCCAGCCAGGTCCACCCCTGGTCTGCGGAGACCTGGCGAGCCGCAGCCCCCGAGCGGCTGCCTATATAAGTCACCCGGCGCTGGCAGGGCGCACGGGAGCTTCCAGACAGCGAGCCTTGGTCCTCCCCGGCGCGAGGGAGGGAAGACGAGAGGTGCGCCCGGTTCCACCTGCAGCCACTGCCCGCGCGCCGCCCAAGCTGCGAGCCTCCTCCGCCTCTCTGAAGTCAGGAAGCCGGTTTGCTGTCCCAGCGGgacaggggaggagaggcagggagaaattCCACCTTGCGGGGGCCCGAGTCCTTCGTCCTTGCGCCCGCTCGTCGCTCCGCAATTTGAGCGAAGATGGTGGGCCTGACAGCCTCGGACGTGCCCCCGACCATGGCGGTCAAGATCTTCTCTGCTGGCGTGGCGGCCTGTGTGGCGGATGTGATCACCTTCCCGCTGGACACGGCCAAAGTCCGGCTACAGGTAGCGAGCGAGATGGGGACGTGTCGCAAGGAGAGGGAGGACATCTATTCTGTGCGTCCCTTTGA